In Rhizobium sp. ARZ01, a genomic segment contains:
- the trpD gene encoding anthranilate phosphoribosyltransferase, which yields MSDLKPFIAKVATGQPLDREEARAAFEIIMSGSATPSQIGGFLMALRVRGETVDEMYGAVSSMRARMLPVTVPADAIDIVGTGGDGAGTYNISTLASIIVAGAGVPVAKHGNRALSSKSGTADALSCLGVKLDIGPEAIARCVKEAGLGFMFAQLHHPAMKHVGPSRVELGTRTIFNLLGPLSNPGSVKFQLVGVYAAQWLVPVTEVLRDLGSERVWVVYGSGLDEITTTGTTQVAALEDGKIRTFALSPSDFGLQQVTLDDIRGGDGAHNAEALLAVLSGAETPYRDISLANAAAALIVAGKASSIAQGMDIARQSLEGGGARAALTRLIAVSNAGD from the coding sequence ATGTCTGACCTGAAACCATTCATCGCCAAGGTTGCCACAGGACAGCCGCTTGATCGTGAGGAGGCGCGTGCCGCCTTCGAGATCATCATGTCCGGTTCGGCGACCCCCTCGCAGATCGGCGGCTTCCTCATGGCGCTTAGGGTGCGCGGGGAAACAGTCGACGAGATGTATGGGGCCGTGAGTTCGATGCGGGCCCGGATGCTGCCGGTTACCGTCCCCGCCGATGCGATCGATATCGTCGGCACGGGCGGCGACGGTGCGGGCACCTATAACATCTCGACGCTTGCCTCGATCATCGTCGCCGGCGCCGGCGTGCCGGTGGCCAAGCACGGCAATCGGGCGCTCAGTTCCAAATCCGGAACGGCGGACGCCCTCTCCTGCCTGGGCGTCAAGCTCGACATCGGGCCGGAGGCGATCGCTCGGTGCGTGAAAGAGGCCGGTCTCGGCTTCATGTTCGCACAACTGCATCACCCGGCGATGAAGCACGTCGGCCCGTCGCGCGTCGAACTCGGCACGCGCACGATCTTTAATCTGCTTGGCCCGCTGTCAAACCCGGGCAGCGTGAAATTCCAGCTGGTCGGCGTCTACGCCGCACAATGGCTGGTGCCGGTCACCGAAGTTCTGCGCGACCTTGGTTCCGAGCGCGTGTGGGTCGTGTATGGCTCCGGCCTCGACGAGATCACGACGACGGGGACGACGCAGGTCGCCGCTCTTGAGGACGGCAAGATCCGGACCTTCGCGCTGTCGCCGTCCGACTTCGGCCTGCAACAGGTGACGTTAGACGACATCCGTGGTGGCGACGGCGCCCACAACGCCGAGGCGCTCCTTGCTGTCCTCTCCGGCGCTGAGACGCCCTATCGCGACATATCGCTTGCCAATGCGGCCGCCGCGCTGATCGTCGCCGGAAAGGCGAGCTCGATCGCGCAAGGCATGGACATCGCCCGGCAGTCACTCGAAGGCGGCGGTGCCCGAGCAGCCCTCACCCGGCTTATCGCGGTTTCCAACGCCGGCGATTAA